Within the SAR202 cluster bacterium genome, the region AGAGCCTGATATATGTTACTGTGTACTTTCCAAACGAAGGGCCGGAGTATTTGGCCTTCCGTTTCACAGTCCCCGTCGCGATGCACGTGACATGCAGCCTTATCTTCGGGCTGGGAATAACCAGGCAGGTCTTTTGGAACCTCACGCATGGCAAGGGTCTGCCGGGCCGTAGCTGGCCGTTCTTCGTGACCGCAATGGCAATTCACGCAGCCTACAACATAACCGTCACCGTCACGGAGATTGCGGATGCAGAGTAACCGGGGCGGCCAGGCCAAGCCTTCAGCCCTCGTTGAAGTGCGGGTGCAACCGAAAGCGAGCCGAAACGAGGTGCTTGTCGACGCGCAGGGCAGGGTGAAGGTCTACACAACGATTGCCCCCGAGGGCGGGAAGGCCAACGAAGCGGTGGTGGAGGTGCTAGCGGAGCGGCTCGGGCTATCGAAGAGCGCGGTGGGAATAGTGCGGGGGCAGACCACGCGGAACAAGCTGGTAAGCATCAAGGGAATGGACGCGACCACGGCTATCGAGAAGATCAGGGCAAGCGCCCGCCGGTCGGGGCGCTAGTACGCCAGGCTGCGCACGATCGGCAGCAGGACCATCTGCATGAGCAGCAGCGCGATCATCGGCGTCAAGTCGAACATTCCGAAACGCGGGACTACCTTGCGGATGGGCATCAGGACCGGCTCGGTTATCTGGTTCAGGATAACGCTCAGCGGGTCGGTGCCGCGCGGGGATATCCACGACATGATCACACGGCCGAATATCGCCAGCGTGAGGATGTTAATCAGGATCTCGAAGAACCTTACCGTGAACTCCATTATTTCTGGCCCCCGAGCGCCCGCGATTTCTGGTATGCCGCAACAATTGCTTCCAGAATTGTACCCCGAAACGCGTTCTGTTCGAAAACTTTCAGCGCCTCCGCCGTCGTCCCGCCGGGTGACGTGACCATATCCCGCAGCTCCGCCGGGTGCTTGCCGGACTCCTTTACCATGCGCGTCGTGCCCAGCACGGT harbors:
- a CDS encoding PrsW family intramembrane metalloprotease; translated protein: MLGMLGAFFSEITGGVLSAFVAAPVGEEIFKPLGVYFLFGLRPWAVRNRFQTAALAALGGLSFALVESLIYVTVYFPNEGPEYLAFRFTVPVAMHVTCSLIFGLGITRQVFWNLTHGKGLPGRSWPFFVTAMAIHAAYNITVTVTEIADAE
- a CDS encoding DUF167 domain-containing protein — its product is MQSNRGGQAKPSALVEVRVQPKASRNEVLVDAQGRVKVYTTIAPEGGKANEAVVEVLAERLGLSKSAVGIVRGQTTRNKLVSIKGMDATTAIEKIRASARRSGR
- a CDS encoding YggT family protein, which codes for MEFTVRFFEILINILTLAIFGRVIMSWISPRGTDPLSVILNQITEPVLMPIRKVVPRFGMFDLTPMIALLLMQMVLLPIVRSLAY